A stretch of the uncultured Bacteroides sp. genome encodes the following:
- the folP gene encoding dihydropteroate synthase, giving the protein MSQSFSKYINVNGRLLDLSYPQVMGILNVTPDSFYARCRAETEIAITNRARQILEEGASIIDIGAYSSRPNAEHISAEEELNRLRPALKILNKNHPDAIISVDTFRADVAEVCVKEYGVAIINDIAGGEMDKKMFDTVANLQVPYIMMHMQGTPQDMQLTPHYNNILKDTFLYFAEKVQKLRDNGLNDIILDPGFGFGKTLDHNYELLSHLEEFSIFELPLLVGVSRKSMITKLLGITSDEALNGTTILNTIALEKGADILRVHDVKEAVQVVKIVEKCRNK; this is encoded by the coding sequence ATGAGTCAATCCTTTTCAAAATATATCAATGTTAATGGAAGGCTGCTAGATCTTTCATATCCTCAGGTAATGGGTATTCTGAATGTAACGCCCGATTCTTTTTATGCCAGGTGTCGCGCAGAAACAGAAATTGCTATTACAAACAGGGCACGGCAGATTTTGGAAGAAGGTGCTTCTATAATAGATATCGGAGCTTATTCATCTCGTCCTAATGCAGAACATATTTCTGCCGAAGAAGAGTTGAATAGATTACGTCCGGCTCTGAAAATTCTGAATAAGAACCATCCGGATGCTATTATTTCCGTTGATACTTTTCGTGCGGATGTAGCTGAAGTCTGTGTGAAAGAGTATGGAGTTGCTATTATCAATGATATTGCCGGCGGTGAGATGGATAAAAAGATGTTTGATACAGTTGCGAATTTGCAGGTGCCATATATAATGATGCATATGCAAGGAACTCCTCAAGACATGCAGCTCACGCCTCATTATAATAATATATTGAAAGATACTTTCCTTTATTTTGCAGAAAAAGTGCAGAAACTTCGTGATAATGGACTGAATGATATAATTCTTGATCCGGGGTTCGGCTTTGGCAAAACGTTGGATCATAACTATGAACTACTTAGCCATCTCGAGGAATTCAGTATTTTTGAACTACCTTTATTGGTTGGTGTGTCCAGAAAGTCAATGATAACGAAACTACTTGGAATAACTTCTGATGAAGCACTGAATGGAACAACTATATTAAATACCATCGCTCTGGAAAAAGGAGCAGACATACTTCGCGTGCACGACGTGAAAGAAGCAGTTCAGGTAGTGAAGATCGTGGAAAAATGTAGAAACAAATAA
- the cdaA gene encoding diadenylate cyclase CdaA → MPIVFGVKDFIDILLVAFLLYYTYKLMKASGSINVFVGILVFILIWLLVSQILEMRLLGSIFDKLVSVGVLALIVLFQDEIRHFLLTLGSHQRASAFARFLTGSSKEQMEKSDIMPIVLACINMSKQRIGALIVVERGIPLYDIVRTGEVLDANVNQRLIENIFFKNSPLHDGAMVVSKKRIKAAGCILPVSHNLDIPKELGLRHRAAMGISQVTDAHAVIVSEETGAISVAYHGQFYLRLTAEELESILSKED, encoded by the coding sequence CTGCCTATTGTATTTGGAGTAAAAGACTTTATTGATATACTGTTAGTAGCTTTTCTGCTATACTACACATATAAACTGATGAAAGCATCGGGATCTATCAATGTATTTGTGGGGATTCTAGTCTTTATCCTTATCTGGCTTCTTGTTTCGCAGATTCTGGAGATGCGCTTGCTTGGTTCTATCTTCGATAAACTGGTCAGTGTGGGAGTACTTGCGCTTATTGTACTTTTTCAGGACGAAATCCGACATTTCTTGCTTACGTTAGGTTCTCATCAGAGGGCCAGTGCATTTGCCCGGTTTCTTACAGGCAGTTCGAAAGAACAAATGGAGAAAAGTGACATTATGCCAATCGTTTTAGCTTGTATAAATATGAGCAAACAGAGAATAGGAGCATTGATAGTTGTTGAAAGGGGAATTCCCCTTTATGATATTGTTCGTACGGGCGAGGTTCTTGATGCAAATGTAAACCAGCGATTAATTGAGAATATATTCTTTAAAAACAGTCCTTTGCATGATGGTGCAATGGTGGTGAGTAAGAAACGTATCAAGGCAGCGGGTTGTATTCTCCCGGTTTCCCATAATCTTGATATTCCAAAGGAATTGGGCCTTCGTCATCGGGCAGCGATGGGTATTTCACAAGTCACGGATGCTCATGCAGTTATTGTCAGTGAGGAAACAGGAGCTATTTCTGTAGCCTATCACGGTCAGTTCTACTTAAGGCTGACTGCAGAAGAGCTGGAAAGTATTTTAAGTAAAGAGGATTAA
- a CDS encoding GNAT family N-acetyltransferase, with amino-acid sequence MKEKVRELWNICFGDNEAFTELYFSKRYNEEVNLAIQENGKVISAMQILPYPMTFCGEIIPTGYISGACTNPEFRNKGAMKRLLFKSFLRMLENEVPLVTLIPAEEWLFEYYSKVGFATSFEYSEKNFIFEDLSPSSKYIVTEFTTLQTDVYSFFDKKMKERPCCIQHSQDDFNVILDDLYLAEGKLLVSRLNGEITGLAFCYAIEKRLHVPELFFDNESVRDTLLFSAAKQMNVKDISCITPAIDETGDILGMARIVDAERMLQIYAAQHHELEISFNLKDEFIEKNNASFSMKSGKITKKRIQEDYLELTIRQLTQAVLGYKIKDLPKELHIFTKQTPYMSLMLN; translated from the coding sequence ATGAAAGAGAAAGTCAGAGAACTGTGGAACATTTGCTTCGGAGATAACGAAGCATTTACTGAACTGTATTTTTCTAAGAGATACAACGAAGAGGTAAATCTAGCCATCCAGGAAAATGGAAAAGTTATTTCCGCGATGCAAATTCTTCCCTATCCAATGACTTTCTGTGGAGAAATTATTCCAACCGGATACATATCAGGAGCATGTACAAACCCCGAATTCCGAAATAAAGGAGCGATGAAAAGGCTGCTTTTTAAATCTTTTCTTCGGATGTTGGAGAATGAAGTTCCACTAGTAACCCTTATTCCCGCCGAAGAATGGCTTTTTGAATATTACTCAAAAGTGGGGTTTGCTACCTCTTTTGAATACTCTGAAAAGAATTTCATTTTTGAGGATCTATCACCTTCTTCTAAATATATTGTTACTGAATTTACCACTTTACAAACTGATGTTTATTCCTTCTTCGATAAAAAGATGAAAGAACGTCCTTGTTGCATACAACATTCGCAAGATGATTTCAATGTTATTCTTGATGACCTTTATCTAGCAGAAGGGAAGTTATTAGTCTCAAGATTAAATGGAGAAATTACTGGTTTAGCATTTTGCTATGCAATAGAGAAAAGGCTCCATGTACCAGAACTTTTCTTTGATAATGAATCCGTCCGAGACACTCTTCTGTTTTCGGCAGCAAAACAAATGAACGTAAAAGACATATCATGCATTACACCTGCTATTGATGAAACAGGAGATATTCTTGGTATGGCAAGAATTGTGGATGCAGAAAGAATGCTTCAGATATATGCAGCTCAACACCATGAATTAGAGATCTCATTTAATTTGAAAGATGAATTCATTGAAAAGAACAATGCTTCTTTTTCGATGAAATCGGGGAAAATAACAAAAAAAAGGATACAAGAAGATTATTTGGAGCTTACTATTCGACAACTTACTCAGGCTGTTTTAGGTTATAAAATAAAAGATCTACCTAAGGAACTTCACATCTTTACGAAGCAAACTCCTTATATGAGTCTGATGTTGAATTAA
- a CDS encoding phosphatidylglycerol lysyltransferase domain-containing protein has product MIRFKDITLEDKEAIVSITMNSERKNCDLSFSNLCSWRFMYGTQFAIVDGFLLFKFHMNETLAYMMPVGEGNLKKILEDLLEDAQNEGQPFLLYGVCNNMKEEIEKLMPGKFEFSSSRDYVDYVYLRTDLAELKGKKFQPKRNHVNKFYKTYTNYEYMPITTDRINECLKLEEEWCKANDCGPQNGLGNERKSLTYALNHFEELGLSGGILYVNDKIAAFTFGMPINQQTFGVHVEKADTQIEGAYNVINQEFARHIPEQYIYLNREEDLGLEGLRKAKLSYQPAILLEKNMARLKE; this is encoded by the coding sequence ATGATAAGATTTAAAGATATAACACTTGAAGATAAAGAGGCTATTGTCTCTATTACAATGAATAGTGAGAGAAAGAACTGTGATCTTTCATTCTCCAATCTATGTAGCTGGCGATTTATGTATGGTACGCAGTTTGCGATAGTCGATGGATTCTTGTTATTCAAGTTCCATATGAATGAGACATTGGCCTATATGATGCCTGTGGGTGAAGGCAACCTGAAAAAGATTCTGGAAGATCTTTTAGAGGATGCACAAAATGAGGGTCAACCATTTCTTCTGTATGGTGTTTGTAACAACATGAAAGAAGAGATAGAAAAGCTGATGCCCGGTAAGTTTGAATTCTCATCCAGCAGAGATTATGTCGATTACGTATACCTTCGTACTGACTTAGCTGAATTAAAAGGAAAGAAGTTCCAACCAAAGCGCAATCATGTAAACAAGTTCTATAAGACATATACAAATTACGAATATATGCCTATTACAACCGACCGTATCAATGAATGCCTGAAACTGGAAGAAGAATGGTGCAAGGCAAATGACTGTGGACCACAAAACGGATTAGGGAATGAGCGTAAATCACTGACCTATGCACTAAATCACTTTGAAGAGCTAGGCCTGTCTGGAGGTATACTTTATGTTAATGACAAAATTGCAGCTTTCACCTTTGGCATGCCTATTAACCAGCAAACATTTGGCGTGCATGTTGAGAAGGCAGATACGCAGATAGAAGGAGCCTATAATGTAATAAATCAGGAGTTCGCCCGGCATATCCCTGAACAATACATTTATCTGAACCGAGAAGAGGATTTAGGACTTGAAGGACTTAGAAAAGCGAAACTATCTTATCAGCCAGCCATTCTACTTGAAAAAAATATGGCGAGGTTAAAAGAATAA
- a CDS encoding LrgB family protein, translating into MNYLENPIFLLALTFGLYFLSKLVQRKTGWVLLNPILLTIAALIIFLKVFNISYETYKSGGHLIEFWLKPAVVALGVPLYLQLEKIKKQLLPILLSQLAGCIIGVIAVVLIAKLLGASKEVILSLAAKSVTTPIAMEVTKTIGGIPSLTAAVVVCVGLFGAISGFKILALLKIESPIAQGLSMGTAAHAVGTSTAMDVSGKYGAYASLGLTLNGIFTALLTPTILRLLGLL; encoded by the coding sequence ATGAATTATCTGGAAAATCCTATATTTCTCTTGGCACTAACATTTGGACTCTATTTTCTATCTAAGCTAGTGCAACGAAAGACTGGTTGGGTATTACTTAACCCCATTTTACTTACTATTGCCGCATTGATTATTTTTCTAAAAGTATTTAATATAAGCTACGAGACATATAAATCCGGCGGTCATTTAATTGAGTTCTGGTTAAAACCTGCCGTTGTGGCATTAGGAGTGCCTTTATATCTACAACTCGAAAAAATAAAAAAGCAATTATTGCCAATTCTGCTATCTCAGCTTGCAGGATGTATCATTGGCGTTATTGCTGTAGTGCTTATTGCAAAGCTACTTGGAGCAAGTAAAGAGGTCATTCTGTCTCTTGCTGCCAAATCTGTCACAACTCCTATTGCTATGGAAGTTACAAAAACTATAGGTGGAATTCCCTCACTCACAGCTGCAGTTGTTGTTTGCGTTGGACTATTTGGAGCTATATCAGGATTTAAAATATTAGCTCTTTTAAAAATAGAAAGTCCCATTGCACAAGGGCTTTCAATGGGAACTGCAGCCCATGCTGTTGGCACATCAACAGCGATGGATGTAAGTGGCAAATATGGAGCTTATGCCAGTTTAGGACTAACTCTGAACGGTATATTCACAGCTCTTCTTACTCCAACAATTTTAAGATTATTGGGCTTGTTATAA
- a CDS encoding CidA/LrgA family protein: MVRQCSILFGCLALGELIVFLTGIKLPSSIIGMLLLTLFLKLGWIKLQWVQGMSDFLVANLGFFFVPPGVAIMLYFDIITAQFWPIVIATLISTILVLVVTGWVHQLTRKIK, translated from the coding sequence ATGGTACGTCAATGCTCTATTTTATTTGGCTGTCTGGCCTTGGGCGAATTAATTGTCTTTCTCACAGGAATAAAACTCCCTTCAAGCATTATTGGAATGCTGTTGCTTACTCTCTTTCTGAAATTAGGCTGGATAAAACTGCAATGGGTGCAGGGAATGTCCGACTTCTTAGTTGCTAATCTAGGGTTTTTCTTTGTTCCGCCAGGAGTTGCAATAATGCTCTACTTCGATATTATTACAGCACAGTTTTGGCCAATTGTGATTGCAACCCTTATTAGCACCATCCTGGTTCTTGTAGTTACCGGATGGGTTCACCAACTAACACGTAAAATAAAATGA
- a CDS encoding DUF3244 domain-containing protein, with amino-acid sequence MKKLLLIALCCSFFLVSFVSAKTNTEASICLQSTRDKSVRPTSVTSSVTPVTATVDGDLVNVNFYSSLGSTTITIEDPNGVLIYETAVNVQGSLSLPVSLAGAETGTYFIKIKSGSKSWYGEFDL; translated from the coding sequence ATGAAAAAATTATTATTAATTGCACTTTGCTGTTCTTTCTTTTTAGTCTCTTTTGTTAGTGCAAAAACAAATACAGAGGCTTCTATCTGTCTGCAGTCTACTCGTGATAAAAGCGTTCGACCTACATCTGTAACTTCATCTGTTACTCCTGTAACAGCTACCGTTGATGGAGATTTAGTAAATGTTAATTTTTATTCATCTTTGGGTTCTACTACAATTACGATTGAAGACCCTAATGGAGTTTTGATTTATGAGACTGCAGTGAATGTTCAAGGTTCTTTAAGTTTGCCAGTATCTTTAGCTGGTGCAGAAACAGGAACTTATTTTATTAAGATAAAATCTGGATCTAAAAGCTGGTACGGTGAATTTGATCTCTAA
- a CDS encoding tetratricopeptide repeat protein: MKYPVLYSFILFLLSGLLLSCHSNSSSSNVLKQVEALLEKHPDSAFTLLNKVKAGTLKNSENARYCLLMTKAMFKNSVPIVSDSLINIAVEYYKDNGDSINKAEAYLYAGRVNQDMKNVKDAMAFFLKASDFVENGKDYKLQYLIYYYIGDLYFNENLYDSALKAQQKALDLSLLLNDSSYMSYSFRSIAVSYLCKSRSDTAIIYYYKALNVLPKSDTRTPISLYNEMGGVYKNIGDYTNAIKFVNRAISLKPTSVELFYTNIVKADVYLRMGRNDSAIDYYNRTIHSPDLYTRAASYDGLAHAYSTKGDYKKAFECMCLFNSYRDSIELETRSAAIIEMQNLYQHGKSKDQIQRLTSEKQEQTIRYYRVSFFSFVALLLSGGAFFVYRGRNKKELLEKSKLLLEQENRLIKMRQKDGHLREDFFKRLNNIKKIPSLDLVNKKEKKVLIDATAKISLTDNDWEELIRNINIAYDHFTDRLIKTYPNLTIQEIHLCCLVKIKVARNDLANIFCITPQSVKTTKYRIKKDKMGVTDKNMTLDLFIEKF, from the coding sequence ATGAAATATCCTGTTCTATATTCTTTTATACTTTTTTTGTTATCAGGGCTCTTACTTTCTTGCCATTCGAATAGTTCATCTTCCAATGTTTTAAAGCAGGTTGAGGCTTTGTTGGAGAAACATCCTGATAGTGCTTTCACTCTATTAAATAAAGTAAAAGCAGGTACTTTGAAAAATTCAGAAAATGCCCGTTATTGCTTATTGATGACAAAAGCAATGTTTAAAAATTCTGTCCCTATAGTTTCAGACTCTCTTATAAATATAGCCGTTGAGTATTATAAAGATAACGGTGATTCAATAAACAAAGCCGAAGCCTACCTTTATGCAGGACGAGTAAATCAGGATATGAAGAATGTAAAAGATGCTATGGCATTTTTCTTAAAAGCTTCTGATTTTGTTGAGAATGGTAAGGATTATAAGTTGCAATATCTTATATATTATTATATTGGTGATTTATACTTTAATGAAAATCTTTATGATTCAGCGTTAAAAGCACAGCAAAAAGCCCTCGATTTGTCTCTATTACTGAATGATAGCTCTTATATGTCATATTCATTTCGAAGTATTGCTGTTTCATATTTATGTAAAAGTCGTAGTGACACTGCTATCATATATTATTATAAAGCATTGAATGTCTTACCAAAGTCTGATACGAGAACTCCCATTTCTTTATATAATGAAATGGGAGGCGTTTATAAAAACATTGGAGATTATACAAATGCTATTAAATTTGTAAACAGAGCGATTTCCTTAAAACCAACCTCAGTAGAATTATTTTATACTAATATAGTTAAAGCAGATGTTTATTTAAGAATGGGCAGAAATGATTCTGCAATAGATTATTATAATAGAACAATTCATAGTCCTGATTTATATACCCGTGCTGCAAGTTACGATGGATTAGCTCATGCGTATAGTACTAAGGGAGACTATAAAAAAGCCTTCGAATGTATGTGTTTGTTTAATAGCTATAGGGACTCGATTGAGCTTGAAACAAGAAGTGCTGCAATTATTGAAATGCAGAATCTTTATCAACATGGGAAGTCCAAAGACCAGATACAAAGATTGACTTCAGAAAAACAGGAACAGACGATTCGGTACTATAGGGTAAGCTTTTTTTCTTTTGTAGCACTACTGTTGTCTGGTGGAGCATTTTTTGTATACAGGGGTCGTAATAAGAAGGAATTATTAGAAAAGAGCAAGTTGCTATTGGAACAAGAGAACCGGTTGATTAAGATGCGTCAGAAAGATGGTCATTTGAGAGAAGATTTTTTTAAAAGGCTTAATAATATCAAGAAAATTCCATCATTGGATTTGGTTAATAAAAAGGAAAAGAAGGTACTAATTGATGCTACAGCTAAAATCTCCTTAACAGATAATGATTGGGAAGAACTTATACGAAATATAAATATAGCCTATGATCATTTTACAGATAGACTAATAAAAACTTATCCCAATTTGACCATTCAGGAAATTCATCTTTGCTGTTTAGTAAAGATCAAAGTTGCAAGAAATGACTTGGCAAATATATTTTGTATTACTCCTCAAAGTGTTAAAACGACCAAGTATAGAATTAAAAAAGATAAGATGGGTGTTACTGATAAAAATATGACTCTTGATCTTTTCATTGAAAAATTCTAA